In Promicromonospora sp. Populi, one genomic interval encodes:
- a CDS encoding ABC transporter substrate-binding protein — MLNIETRRIVASASVLIAALALAGCSAEASAGAAAPTASADASDYVTPRTMPEGKGSGAADGVFPRTVVHFGGETAINTEPQNIVVISTGQADALLTLGIVPTGSTSGDGAEMVPPYLYDAFPAEEAALDAVTYVGSRVEPDVETIANLAPDLILMNNAGKDAAALYASLSAVAPTVATQGTGLYWKQDFLLLADAVGRTAQAQQWLDDYHADALAFGETVEGAPTVSFLRKNADRTRVFGVASFSGSVAEDSGLARPESQQFVDDTSVDISAEQLDLADGDWIFYGVQGGDDAELTGLPLWPTLVAVDDGQAVSVDDDVFYLNVGPTAARGVLADLETSLGG; from the coding sequence GTGCTGAACATCGAAACCAGGCGAATCGTCGCCTCGGCCTCCGTTCTAATCGCCGCTCTCGCTCTCGCCGGTTGCTCCGCCGAAGCGTCGGCCGGGGCCGCCGCGCCGACGGCATCCGCCGATGCGAGCGACTACGTCACGCCACGCACCATGCCCGAGGGCAAGGGGAGCGGAGCCGCTGACGGGGTCTTCCCCCGCACCGTCGTGCACTTCGGCGGGGAGACCGCCATCAACACCGAACCCCAGAACATCGTGGTGATCTCCACCGGCCAGGCCGACGCGCTGCTGACGCTCGGCATCGTGCCGACCGGGTCGACCTCCGGCGACGGAGCCGAGATGGTCCCGCCCTACCTGTATGACGCGTTCCCGGCCGAGGAGGCCGCGCTGGATGCCGTCACCTACGTCGGCAGCCGCGTCGAGCCCGATGTCGAGACCATCGCCAACCTCGCCCCCGATCTCATCCTGATGAACAACGCAGGAAAGGATGCCGCAGCGCTCTACGCGAGCCTGAGCGCCGTCGCACCGACCGTCGCGACGCAGGGGACGGGCCTGTACTGGAAGCAGGACTTTCTCCTGCTTGCCGACGCCGTCGGCAGGACTGCGCAGGCGCAGCAGTGGCTGGACGACTACCACGCTGACGCCCTGGCCTTCGGCGAGACCGTCGAAGGCGCGCCCACGGTGTCGTTCCTCCGCAAGAACGCTGATCGCACGCGGGTGTTCGGTGTCGCCTCGTTCAGCGGCTCCGTCGCAGAGGACTCGGGCCTGGCCCGTCCGGAGAGCCAGCAGTTCGTCGACGACACCTCGGTGGACATCAGCGCGGAGCAGCTCGATCTTGCCGACGGCGACTGGATCTTCTACGGGGTGCAGGGCGGCGATGATGCGGAGCTGACCGGGCTTCCCCTCTGGCCGACTCTGGTGGCGGTCGACGACGGCCAGGCGGTCTCCGTCGACGACGACGTGTTCTACCTCAATGTCGGCCCCACCGCGGCCCGTGGCGTCCTGGCCGACCTCGAGACCTCGCTCGGCGGCTGA
- a CDS encoding FecCD family ABC transporter permease, which translates to MQSEIGEHELADPAAIDRRRRFRLTGALLVGIGAIVVLGLLSLSIGSNNLSIGEVWTGLTTADGSRASIIVWQLRMPRTALAILVGAALAVSGVLMQALTRNPLAEPGLLGVNAGAAFAVVLALSVLGATTIDEYLWFAFLGAGSAAAFVYVISVRRTHASDHARLVLAGAALTASLSACTGIVTMFDADTFDSYRFWVIGSVADRGIDTVVQILPFVVAGLVVALISGSSLNALALGDEQATALGVRLAVIRVLAIATITLLSGAATAAAGPIGFVGLMVPHLLRLVVGVDHRTVLALSAVVGPCLVLAADVIGRVVARPGELEVGIVTAFVGAPVLIVLLLRRRSS; encoded by the coding sequence ATGCAGTCCGAAATCGGTGAGCACGAGCTCGCCGACCCCGCCGCCATTGACCGCCGACGTCGATTCCGTCTCACCGGCGCCCTCCTCGTGGGGATCGGGGCGATAGTCGTCCTCGGCCTGCTCAGCCTCTCCATAGGTTCGAACAACCTCAGCATCGGGGAGGTGTGGACCGGGCTGACCACCGCCGACGGGTCGCGCGCGTCGATCATCGTCTGGCAGCTGCGGATGCCGCGCACCGCACTCGCGATACTGGTCGGCGCAGCTCTCGCGGTGTCCGGCGTGCTCATGCAAGCACTGACACGCAACCCGCTCGCAGAACCCGGCCTGCTCGGAGTCAACGCCGGGGCCGCCTTCGCCGTCGTGCTCGCCCTCTCGGTGCTCGGTGCGACGACGATCGACGAGTACCTCTGGTTCGCGTTTCTCGGGGCAGGCTCCGCCGCGGCCTTCGTCTACGTCATCAGTGTCCGCAGGACCCACGCCAGTGACCACGCCCGCCTGGTGCTCGCGGGCGCGGCGCTCACGGCCAGCCTCAGCGCCTGCACCGGCATCGTCACCATGTTCGATGCTGACACCTTCGACTCGTACCGCTTCTGGGTGATCGGCTCCGTCGCCGACCGCGGTATCGACACCGTCGTCCAGATCCTCCCCTTCGTCGTCGCGGGCCTCGTCGTCGCACTCATCTCGGGATCGTCGCTGAACGCCCTCGCGCTCGGCGACGAACAGGCCACCGCGCTAGGCGTGCGGCTCGCAGTGATCCGCGTGCTCGCCATCGCGACCATCACGCTCCTTAGCGGAGCGGCCACCGCTGCGGCCGGGCCGATCGGATTCGTCGGGCTCATGGTTCCGCATCTGCTCCGTCTTGTCGTCGGCGTGGATCACCGCACCGTTCTCGCCCTCTCCGCGGTCGTGGGGCCGTGCCTTGTGCTCGCTGCCGATGTGATCGGCCGCGTCGTCGCCCGGCCGGGAGAGCTCGAAGTGGGCATCGTCACGGCCTTCGTCGGCGCCCCCGTCCTCATCGTCCTGCTGCTGCGCAGGCGGTCATCGTGA
- a CDS encoding FecCD family ABC transporter permease has product MTRNGGRFLPRGYTRLRMPRGNALLVHRRSAITAAVLLLVALALAALTISTGAYDLSPAGALRVVLGGGSDLDRFIVLDQRLPRATAALLVGGALGASGAIFQSVSRNPLGSPDIIGFTTGAATGGLVVILVIGASTASTILVGTVLGGFATAAAVIALAVRRGATGDRLILAGIAVAAMLAAVNDYLISRASIETAEAARAWQYGSLNAISWPPLVPLAIVLVITAPAVFFVSRSLRILELGDDTAAAVGLNVARARIVALALGVCLAAIAVATAGPIGFLALAAPQLARRVARSPGVTVLASTTMGATILVCADLLAQRLLTPFQIPVGLVTAALGGAYLVWMLTFAPSSDR; this is encoded by the coding sequence GTGACCCGCAACGGCGGGCGCTTTCTGCCGCGCGGTTACACCCGGCTACGGATGCCCCGGGGCAACGCCCTCCTCGTGCACCGCCGTTCGGCGATCACGGCCGCGGTACTGCTCCTGGTCGCCCTTGCTCTAGCGGCGCTGACGATCTCGACGGGCGCCTATGACCTCTCACCGGCCGGTGCTCTTCGCGTGGTCCTCGGCGGAGGGTCGGATCTCGACCGCTTCATCGTGCTGGATCAGCGCCTCCCTCGTGCCACCGCGGCGCTGCTCGTGGGCGGAGCGCTCGGTGCTTCTGGCGCCATCTTCCAGAGCGTCTCGCGAAATCCCCTTGGTAGTCCCGACATCATCGGGTTCACCACGGGGGCAGCTACGGGCGGACTGGTCGTGATCCTCGTCATCGGCGCCTCGACCGCAAGCACGATCTTGGTCGGCACCGTCCTCGGCGGCTTCGCGACTGCCGCAGCGGTGATCGCCCTGGCAGTACGACGCGGGGCGACGGGCGACCGACTGATCCTCGCCGGGATCGCCGTCGCGGCGATGCTGGCCGCGGTCAACGACTACCTCATCAGCCGCGCCAGCATCGAGACCGCCGAGGCGGCGAGAGCCTGGCAGTACGGGAGCCTGAACGCGATCTCCTGGCCGCCACTGGTGCCGCTTGCGATCGTGCTCGTCATCACGGCGCCCGCGGTGTTCTTCGTCTCCCGATCGCTGCGGATTCTCGAGCTGGGCGACGACACGGCAGCCGCTGTCGGCCTCAACGTGGCCCGCGCCCGCATCGTCGCCCTCGCCCTCGGCGTGTGCCTGGCCGCTATCGCCGTCGCCACCGCGGGCCCGATCGGTTTCCTCGCCCTCGCAGCGCCCCAGCTCGCCCGCCGTGTCGCCCGCTCCCCAGGCGTGACAGTCCTCGCCTCCACGACGATGGGCGCCACCATCCTCGTCTGCGCCGACCTGCTGGCGCAGCGGCTCCTCACGCCCTTCCAGATCCCCGTCGGACTGGTCACCGCCGCACTCGGCGGCGCCTACCTGGTCTGGATGCTCACGTTCGCACCGTCGAGTGATCGGTAG
- the aspS gene encoding aspartate--tRNA(Asn) ligase, giving the protein MPVRTLARDLSAVPPGSVVRLQGWVHRRRELATVTFLVLRDRTGLAQVVVRPSGTPSQVPPEETVVEVTGTVSANPQAPGGVEVTEPVITPLTDAAETPPVELWRPALNAALPTMLDHAAIAWRHPAQKARWEIAAASLRGFRGTLDAAGFTEVCTPKLVGTATESGANVFVVDYFGRPAYLAQSPQFYKQQMVGVFERVYEVGPVFRAEPHDTVRHLAEYRSLDVELGFVRDHRDVLAVLREVVAGMADAVRNSGAAGRLGVEVPEVPAQFPVLHFADALELVGAPSDEPDLAPEHERALGEWALAEHGSDFVAVEGYPMAKRPFYTHPEPGSGPDGQPGGERWSNSFDLLFRGLELVTGGQRLHRYADYVAAIEARGEDPASYNSYLEAFKHGMPPHGGFAIGLERWVARLVGAANIREVTPFPRDLHRLVP; this is encoded by the coding sequence GTGCCTGTCCGTACCCTCGCCCGCGACCTGTCGGCAGTCCCGCCGGGTTCGGTCGTCCGGCTGCAGGGCTGGGTGCACCGCCGTCGTGAGCTGGCGACCGTGACGTTCCTGGTGCTGCGCGACCGCACCGGCCTCGCCCAGGTAGTCGTGCGGCCGTCAGGGACGCCGTCGCAGGTGCCGCCCGAGGAGACCGTCGTCGAGGTGACCGGCACGGTCTCCGCGAACCCGCAGGCACCCGGCGGCGTGGAGGTCACCGAGCCCGTGATCACGCCACTGACCGACGCCGCCGAGACCCCGCCCGTCGAGCTGTGGCGGCCGGCCCTGAACGCCGCGCTGCCCACGATGCTCGACCACGCGGCGATCGCCTGGCGCCACCCCGCGCAGAAGGCGCGCTGGGAGATCGCGGCGGCGAGCCTGCGCGGGTTCCGCGGGACGCTCGACGCGGCGGGCTTCACCGAGGTCTGCACACCCAAGCTCGTGGGCACGGCCACCGAGTCGGGGGCGAACGTGTTCGTCGTCGACTACTTCGGTCGGCCCGCATACCTGGCGCAGTCGCCGCAGTTCTACAAGCAGCAGATGGTCGGCGTCTTCGAGCGGGTCTACGAGGTCGGTCCCGTGTTCCGGGCCGAGCCGCACGACACGGTGCGGCACCTCGCGGAGTACCGCTCGCTCGACGTCGAGCTCGGGTTCGTGCGCGACCATCGCGACGTCTTGGCGGTGCTGCGCGAGGTGGTCGCTGGGATGGCTGACGCCGTACGCAACTCGGGTGCCGCCGGGCGGCTGGGCGTCGAGGTCCCGGAGGTCCCTGCGCAGTTCCCGGTGCTGCACTTCGCCGACGCCCTGGAGCTGGTCGGCGCGCCGTCGGACGAGCCCGACCTGGCCCCCGAGCACGAGCGTGCGCTCGGGGAGTGGGCGCTCGCCGAGCACGGGTCGGACTTCGTCGCGGTCGAGGGCTACCCCATGGCGAAGCGGCCGTTCTACACGCATCCGGAGCCGGGCTCCGGCCCGGACGGGCAACCGGGTGGCGAGCGGTGGAGCAACAGCTTCGACCTGTTGTTCCGCGGGCTCGAGCTGGTCACCGGCGGGCAGCGCCTGCACCGGTACGCCGACTACGTCGCGGCCATCGAGGCGCGGGGCGAGGACCCGGCGTCGTACAACTCCTACCTGGAGGCGTTCAAGCACGGGATGCCACCGCACGGCGGGTTCGCGATCGGGCTGGAGCGGTGGGTGGCGCGCCTGGTGGGGGCGGCCAACATCCGCGAGGTGACGCCGTTCCCGCGGGACCTGCACCGGCTGGTGCCGTAG
- a CDS encoding SDR family NAD(P)-dependent oxidoreductase: protein MTKTWFVTGSSRGLGREFVEAALSRGDQVAATARNTSSLDDLVAAYGDAVLPIGLDVTHKAAVFASVQQAREHFGRLDVVVNNAGYAQIGAIEELTEAQLRDQLETNLFGAVWVVQAVLPHLREQGGGHIIQMSSAAGLIAMPLGGAYHLSKWALEALNDSLAQEVAGFGIKVTLVEPGGFATRSGKNPDPLANGHLAETNPAYDGLRKYLGGLAGKQPAGDPAAAAQALLKVVDSDNPPLRVLFGQGFYPMIQQVYADRLKTWADWQDLSVEAHGQL from the coding sequence ATGACCAAGACCTGGTTCGTCACCGGCTCGTCTCGCGGCCTGGGCCGCGAGTTCGTCGAGGCGGCCCTGTCTCGCGGTGACCAGGTGGCCGCGACCGCCCGGAACACCAGCAGCCTCGACGATCTGGTCGCCGCCTATGGCGACGCGGTGCTCCCGATCGGGCTGGACGTGACCCACAAGGCCGCGGTCTTCGCGAGCGTGCAGCAGGCCAGGGAGCACTTCGGCCGGCTCGACGTCGTCGTCAACAACGCCGGCTACGCGCAGATCGGTGCGATCGAGGAGCTGACCGAGGCGCAGTTGCGCGACCAGCTCGAGACCAACCTCTTCGGTGCGGTGTGGGTAGTCCAGGCCGTGCTGCCCCACCTGCGCGAGCAGGGCGGCGGGCACATCATCCAGATGTCCTCGGCCGCCGGGCTCATCGCGATGCCGCTCGGCGGCGCCTATCACCTCTCCAAGTGGGCCCTCGAAGCCCTGAACGACAGCCTCGCGCAAGAGGTCGCTGGCTTCGGCATCAAGGTGACCTTGGTGGAGCCAGGCGGCTTCGCCACCCGGTCCGGCAAGAACCCGGATCCGCTGGCCAACGGTCACCTGGCCGAGACCAACCCGGCCTACGACGGGCTCCGCAAGTACCTCGGCGGGCTCGCGGGGAAGCAGCCCGCCGGTGACCCGGCCGCCGCGGCCCAGGCACTCCTCAAGGTCGTCGACTCCGACAACCCGCCGCTGCGGGTGCTCTTCGGCCAGGGCTTCTACCCGATGATCCAGCAGGTGTACGCCGACCGGCTCAAGACGTGGGCCGACTGGCAGGACCTCTCGGTGGAGGCGCACGGCCAGCTATGA
- a CDS encoding type II toxin-antitoxin system Phd/YefM family antitoxin — protein MKTVGTRELKQNPHTVIQHVLETGDEYEITNYGRPTGVRIVPDHPSPRRWVPGGNLADIPPMSPRNAADWRADVESAMTDEVTDPWERA, from the coding sequence ATGAAGACCGTTGGCACACGCGAGCTGAAGCAGAACCCGCACACGGTGATCCAGCATGTCCTGGAGACCGGGGACGAGTACGAGATCACGAATTACGGCCGCCCGACCGGCGTGCGGATCGTCCCTGATCACCCATCTCCTCGCCGCTGGGTTCCGGGAGGCAATCTCGCGGACATCCCGCCGATGAGTCCGCGCAACGCTGCCGACTGGCGCGCGGACGTCGAGAGCGCGATGACCGACGAGGTCACCGACCCCTGGGAGCGAGCGTGA
- a CDS encoding PIN domain-containing protein has translation MILLDTNILIDLDLYEFGSHEEYGASILSRAELEFGIHAAKNPHDAAERTRRINQLDQRFAWVELDIESTRSYGIVAAGARATGAKVRSKDALIAAQAHRHGAAVMTANIDDFKPFDHLVEIVAPVRRKR, from the coding sequence GTGATCCTGCTCGACACGAACATCCTCATCGACCTCGACCTGTACGAGTTCGGCTCACACGAGGAGTACGGCGCCAGCATCCTGTCCCGAGCCGAGCTCGAGTTCGGCATCCACGCGGCCAAGAACCCGCACGACGCCGCCGAGCGCACCCGTCGGATCAACCAGCTCGACCAGCGGTTCGCCTGGGTCGAGCTCGACATCGAGTCGACTCGTTCTTACGGCATCGTGGCGGCCGGAGCACGAGCCACTGGCGCAAAGGTCCGCAGCAAGGACGCCCTCATCGCAGCGCAGGCGCATCGGCACGGCGCCGCTGTGATGACTGCCAACATCGACGACTTCAAGCCCTTCGACCACCTCGTCGAGATCGTCGCCCCTGTTCGCCGGAAACGATGA
- a CDS encoding ABC transporter substrate-binding protein, translating into MTRSTIRTRPVLRPVLAPVLASVLASMTALALAACGGGFSSEQADDGGGSTDGGADGETLIIGNINPVASFNPINQTDVGGQWANEFVLDSLLDQPELLEFTPELATSFETEDNQTYTVTLNPDATWSDGEPVTSADVAFTLNLIANPDSLTALGTSISSLEGVDPVTGKLPAGETEIPGVTVVDEQTIELRTAQPVDPNYIYEIIGSRLLILPAHHLADIPPAEFGESEFAQLPDVTSGPYTFASYTDDVSIEYAARTDYYEGTPEIPNVAVRIMPAANLAGDLQAGAIHMNSGGGIGNIPVQDLATVEGLDNVTTRLDPTLGVQFIEFNTETVPEVEVREAMAHAINREQIVDQLLQGNGEIVDGPYTSQSPYLDTDLEQITYDPDLARELLEGTDFDEETTLRFVVPTGNAIREQSADIILQNLEAVGFTVEQTNVDFPTLLTMADDGDYDMLLIGNTFNIDPDVTFMYGSQGSSNYTGYSSDVADELLAEGKSEPDTAAREEIYAELQAVLQEDLPQLGLYSDSAASVVSNDVAVGGAAPFWRGTLANLPLWSFGAQ; encoded by the coding sequence GTGACACGTTCGACGATCCGGACCAGGCCCGTGCTCAGGCCCGTGCTCGCCCCTGTGCTCGCCTCTGTGCTCGCCTCCATGACAGCGCTCGCGCTGGCCGCCTGCGGCGGCGGCTTCTCCTCGGAGCAGGCGGACGACGGCGGTGGCTCGACCGACGGCGGGGCCGACGGCGAGACGCTCATCATCGGGAACATCAACCCGGTGGCGAGCTTCAACCCCATCAACCAGACGGACGTCGGCGGCCAGTGGGCCAACGAGTTCGTCCTCGACTCCCTGCTCGACCAGCCCGAGCTGCTCGAGTTCACGCCCGAGCTGGCTACGTCGTTCGAGACCGAGGACAACCAGACCTACACGGTGACCCTCAACCCGGATGCGACCTGGTCCGACGGCGAGCCCGTCACGTCGGCCGACGTCGCGTTCACCCTGAACCTCATCGCCAACCCGGACTCGCTCACGGCGCTGGGCACCAGCATCTCCTCGCTCGAAGGCGTCGACCCCGTCACGGGCAAGCTGCCGGCGGGGGAGACCGAGATCCCCGGCGTGACCGTCGTCGACGAGCAGACCATCGAGCTGCGCACCGCGCAGCCCGTGGACCCGAACTACATCTACGAGATCATCGGCAGCCGGCTGCTCATCCTCCCGGCGCACCACCTGGCGGACATCCCGCCGGCGGAGTTCGGCGAGAGCGAGTTCGCCCAGCTCCCGGACGTCACGTCGGGCCCGTACACGTTTGCGAGCTACACCGACGACGTCTCCATCGAGTATGCGGCCCGCACCGACTACTACGAGGGGACGCCGGAGATTCCGAACGTGGCCGTGCGCATCATGCCCGCCGCGAACCTCGCCGGTGACCTGCAGGCGGGGGCCATCCACATGAACTCCGGCGGCGGGATCGGCAACATCCCGGTCCAGGACCTGGCCACCGTCGAGGGCCTGGACAACGTCACCACCCGGCTCGACCCGACCCTCGGTGTGCAGTTCATCGAGTTCAACACCGAGACCGTCCCGGAGGTCGAGGTGCGCGAGGCGATGGCCCACGCCATCAACCGCGAGCAGATCGTCGACCAGCTCCTGCAGGGCAACGGGGAGATCGTCGACGGCCCGTACACGAGCCAGAGCCCGTACCTGGACACCGACCTCGAGCAGATCACCTACGACCCGGACCTCGCACGCGAGCTCCTCGAGGGCACGGACTTCGACGAGGAGACCACGCTCCGTTTTGTGGTCCCGACGGGCAACGCGATCCGGGAGCAGTCCGCCGACATCATCCTGCAGAACCTCGAAGCGGTCGGTTTCACGGTCGAGCAGACGAACGTGGACTTCCCGACGCTGCTGACCATGGCGGACGACGGCGACTACGACATGCTGCTGATCGGCAACACGTTCAACATCGACCCCGACGTGACGTTCATGTACGGCTCGCAGGGCTCCAGCAACTACACGGGCTACTCGAGCGACGTCGCGGACGAGCTGCTGGCCGAGGGCAAGAGCGAGCCCGACACGGCGGCCCGCGAGGAGATCTACGCCGAGCTCCAGGCGGTGCTGCAGGAGGACCTGCCGCAGCTCGGGCTCTACTCCGACAGCGCCGCGTCCGTCGTGAGCAACGACGTGGCCGTGGGCGGGGCGGCGCCGTTCTGGCGGGGGACGCTCGCGAACCTGCCGTTGTGGTCGTTCGGGGCCCAGTAG
- a CDS encoding M20 family metallopeptidase, with the protein MGFVDDAALIHDDLVALRRRIHQHPELGLHLPLTQAAVLEALDGLPLEITTGKGLSSVVAVLRGDLPVPAGQVRTVLLRGDMDGLPIVEDSGEPFASTTGTMHACGHDLHVAGLVGAARLLSARKAELAGNVVFMFQPAEEGPGGALPMIEEGLLDAAGTPVDAAFGIHVSGLEDKGLFHTKPGTSMAGANVLRVTIHGKGGHGSSPWKSVDPIPVAAEIVGAFQSYVTRRHSVFDPIVITVGQLHAGTAFNIIPSTAEIAASVRTLSRESFEQVSVELPALVHNIAAAHGCTADADFQQLYPVTVNDPEMWDHAKDVLAGLYGADRVAERPDPIMGSEDFSYVLERVPGCFIHLGARPDDVAEEGAPSNHSAKVRFDDSVLGEQAAALAELAVSTLANPAR; encoded by the coding sequence GTGGGCTTCGTCGACGACGCCGCACTCATCCATGACGACCTGGTCGCCCTGCGGCGGCGGATCCACCAGCACCCCGAGCTCGGCCTGCACCTGCCGCTCACGCAGGCCGCGGTCCTCGAGGCGCTGGACGGCCTGCCGCTGGAGATCACCACCGGCAAGGGCCTCAGCTCCGTCGTCGCCGTGCTCCGCGGGGACCTCCCGGTGCCGGCAGGGCAGGTGCGGACCGTGCTGCTGCGTGGCGACATGGACGGCCTGCCCATCGTGGAGGACTCGGGGGAGCCGTTCGCCTCGACCACCGGCACCATGCACGCGTGCGGTCACGACCTGCACGTCGCCGGCCTCGTCGGCGCCGCGCGGCTGCTGAGTGCCCGGAAGGCCGAGCTCGCGGGCAACGTCGTCTTCATGTTCCAGCCCGCCGAGGAGGGTCCGGGCGGTGCGCTGCCCATGATCGAGGAGGGTCTCCTGGACGCGGCCGGCACGCCCGTCGACGCCGCGTTCGGCATCCACGTCTCCGGCCTGGAGGACAAGGGCCTCTTCCACACCAAGCCCGGCACCTCCATGGCCGGCGCGAACGTCCTGCGCGTGACCATCCACGGCAAGGGCGGCCACGGCTCGTCCCCGTGGAAGTCGGTCGACCCCATACCGGTCGCGGCCGAGATCGTTGGCGCGTTCCAGTCCTACGTGACACGCCGGCACAGCGTGTTCGACCCGATTGTCATCACCGTCGGCCAGCTGCACGCGGGTACCGCGTTCAACATCATCCCGTCCACCGCCGAGATCGCGGCGTCCGTCCGCACCCTCTCGCGCGAGTCGTTCGAACAGGTATCGGTCGAGCTCCCGGCGCTGGTCCACAACATCGCCGCCGCGCACGGCTGCACCGCCGACGCCGACTTCCAGCAGCTCTACCCGGTGACCGTCAACGACCCGGAGATGTGGGACCACGCCAAGGACGTGCTCGCCGGCCTGTACGGCGCGGACCGGGTGGCCGAACGGCCCGACCCGATCATGGGCTCCGAGGACTTCTCCTACGTGCTCGAACGCGTCCCGGGCTGCTTCATCCACCTGGGCGCCCGCCCGGACGACGTCGCGGAAGAAGGCGCGCCGTCGAACCACTCGGCCAAGGTCCGGTTCGACGACTCCGTGCTCGGCGAGCAGGCGGCGGCGCTCGCGGAGCTCGCCGTATCGACCCTGGCAAATCCAGCACGATGA
- the opp4C gene encoding oligopeptide ABC transporter permease, which produces MSDPTTLTSPSAQTAAARAVVASLGKEESYLRTVVRRFFHHRLAGVGLFVFVVMILVAILAPLLAPHDPNQIFDQFQAAPSSAHLLGTDPVGRDVLSRLIYGTRVSITVSVGAVTVYVVIGVCLGLAAGYYGKVVDAVLMRVADVFMSFPYFMVILILVAVIGPSLTNITLAIGLLGWPMISRLVRGSVLSIKNQDYVKAGISLGYSTPKILFQHILPNALSPIIVNATFGIANAIILESGLSFLGLGVRPPAASWGNMLSDAQSITVTTSQPWLWLPPGIAIFVTVLAINFVGDGLRDALESRETKAHR; this is translated from the coding sequence ATGAGCGACCCCACGACCCTGACGAGCCCGTCGGCCCAGACGGCGGCCGCCCGCGCCGTCGTCGCGAGCCTCGGGAAGGAGGAGTCCTACCTGCGGACCGTGGTCCGCAGGTTCTTCCACCACCGCCTGGCCGGCGTCGGGCTGTTCGTCTTCGTGGTGATGATCCTCGTCGCGATCCTCGCCCCGCTGCTCGCGCCGCACGACCCGAACCAGATCTTCGACCAGTTCCAGGCCGCGCCGTCGTCTGCCCACCTGCTCGGGACCGACCCCGTGGGGCGCGACGTGCTCAGCCGGCTGATCTACGGCACGCGCGTATCGATCACGGTGAGCGTCGGCGCGGTCACGGTGTACGTGGTCATCGGCGTCTGCCTCGGCCTGGCGGCCGGGTACTACGGCAAGGTGGTCGACGCCGTGCTGATGCGCGTCGCCGACGTCTTCATGTCGTTCCCGTACTTCATGGTCATCCTGATCCTGGTGGCCGTCATCGGCCCGAGCCTGACGAACATCACGCTCGCGATCGGCCTCCTCGGCTGGCCGATGATCTCGCGCCTGGTGCGCGGCTCGGTGCTGTCGATCAAGAACCAGGACTACGTCAAGGCGGGCATCTCGCTCGGCTACAGCACGCCGAAGATCCTGTTCCAGCACATCCTCCCGAACGCGCTCTCGCCGATCATCGTCAACGCCACGTTCGGGATCGCGAACGCGATCATCCTCGAGTCCGGCCTGAGCTTCCTCGGCCTGGGCGTGCGCCCGCCCGCCGCGTCCTGGGGAAACATGCTCAGCGACGCCCAGTCGATCACCGTGACGACCAGCCAGCCGTGGCTGTGGCTACCGCCCGGCATCGCGATCTTCGTGACCGTGCTCGCCATCAACTTCGTCGGGGACGGCCTACGGGACGCGCTGGAGTCGCGCGAGACCAAGGCCCATCGTTAG